A genomic segment from Segniliparus rotundus DSM 44985 encodes:
- the gyrA gene encoding DNA gyrase subunit A, whose product MTDPTDPTPSRDRIEPVDLGQEMQRSFIDYAMSVIVSRALPDVRDGLKPVHRRILHAMQDQGFRPDRGYVKSARPVAEAMGNYHPHGDTAIYDALVRMAQPWSLRYPLVDGQGNFGSRGNDGAAAMRYTEARLAPLAMEMVRDIDEETVDFVPNYDGKTEEPSVLPARIPNLLVNGSGGIAVGMATNIPPHNLREVADAIFWALEHHDADEASTLEAVKEIVKGPDFPTAGLIVGTDGVHDAYTTGRGSIRMRGVVEVEEDSQGRAILVITELPYQVNPDNMITSIAEQVRDGKIAGISAIDDETSDRIGMRIVVTLKRDAVARVVLNNLYKHSQLQTNFGANMLAIVDGVPRTLRLDQILRLYIAHQIEVIVRRTQYRLRKAEERAHILRGLVKALDALDEVIALIRASQTVDIARAGLMELLDVDEIQADAILAMQLRRLAALERQKIIDELAEIEEAIADYQDILARPERQRAIVRDELKEIVDRHGDERRTRIIAAEGEVRDEDLIAREDVVVTITETGYAKRTKTDLYRSQKRGGKGVQGATLKQDDIVAHFFVCSTHDWILFFTTRGRVYRIKAYELPETSRAARGQHVANLLALQTDEKIAQVIHLQTYEDSPYLVLATKRGLTKKSKLTEFDSNRSGGLIAVNLRDEDELVGAALCSSDDDLLLVSEHGQSIRFHANDEQLRPMGRATSGVLGMRFNEDDQLLAMNVVRDGAYLLVATSGGYAKRTALGEYPVQGRGGKGVLTVQYDRRRGGLVGAVIVDDDTELYAITQGGGVIRTDARQVRRAGRQTKGVRLMNLGEGDRLIAVARNDEDSAEVAE is encoded by the coding sequence ATGACAGACCCCACGGACCCCACGCCGTCCCGCGACCGCATCGAGCCGGTCGACCTCGGCCAAGAGATGCAGCGCAGCTTCATCGACTACGCGATGAGCGTCATCGTCAGCCGCGCCTTGCCCGATGTGCGCGACGGCCTCAAGCCGGTGCACCGCCGCATCCTGCACGCCATGCAGGACCAGGGCTTCCGCCCCGACCGCGGCTATGTCAAGTCCGCGCGCCCCGTCGCCGAAGCCATGGGCAACTACCACCCGCACGGCGACACCGCGATTTACGACGCCCTTGTGCGGATGGCCCAGCCTTGGTCGTTGCGCTACCCGCTCGTGGACGGGCAGGGCAACTTCGGCTCGCGCGGCAACGACGGCGCCGCCGCCATGCGGTACACCGAGGCCCGGCTCGCCCCGCTCGCGATGGAAATGGTCCGCGACATCGACGAGGAGACCGTCGATTTCGTCCCGAACTACGACGGCAAGACCGAAGAGCCGTCCGTCCTGCCCGCGCGAATCCCGAACCTGCTGGTCAACGGTTCTGGCGGCATCGCAGTCGGGATGGCGACCAACATCCCGCCGCACAACCTGCGCGAGGTCGCCGACGCGATCTTCTGGGCCCTCGAGCACCATGACGCGGACGAGGCGAGCACCTTGGAGGCGGTCAAAGAGATCGTCAAGGGACCGGACTTCCCCACCGCCGGCCTGATCGTCGGCACGGACGGCGTCCACGACGCGTACACCACCGGGCGCGGCTCCATCCGCATGCGCGGCGTCGTGGAGGTCGAAGAGGACTCCCAGGGCCGGGCCATCCTCGTCATCACCGAGCTGCCGTACCAGGTCAACCCGGACAACATGATCACTTCCATCGCCGAGCAGGTCCGCGACGGCAAGATCGCCGGCATCTCCGCCATCGACGACGAGACTTCCGACCGCATCGGCATGCGCATCGTCGTCACCCTCAAACGCGACGCCGTGGCCCGCGTGGTGCTCAACAACCTGTACAAGCATTCCCAGCTGCAGACGAACTTCGGCGCCAACATGCTCGCCATCGTGGACGGGGTGCCGCGCACGTTGCGCCTCGACCAAATCCTCCGGCTCTACATCGCCCACCAGATCGAAGTCATCGTCCGGCGCACCCAGTACCGCCTGCGCAAAGCCGAGGAGCGCGCGCACATCCTGCGCGGCCTCGTCAAAGCGCTCGACGCGCTGGACGAGGTCATCGCCCTGATCCGCGCCTCGCAGACGGTGGACATCGCCCGAGCGGGCCTCATGGAGCTGCTCGACGTGGACGAGATCCAGGCCGACGCGATCCTCGCCATGCAGCTGCGCCGCCTCGCCGCCTTGGAACGGCAGAAGATCATCGACGAGCTCGCCGAGATCGAAGAGGCCATCGCCGACTACCAAGACATCCTCGCCAGGCCCGAGCGCCAGCGCGCCATCGTCCGCGACGAGCTCAAAGAGATCGTGGACCGCCACGGCGACGAGCGCCGCACCAGGATCATCGCCGCCGAGGGCGAGGTGCGCGACGAGGACCTCATCGCGCGGGAGGACGTGGTCGTCACGATCACCGAGACCGGCTACGCCAAACGCACCAAGACCGACCTGTACCGCAGCCAGAAGCGCGGCGGCAAAGGCGTGCAGGGCGCGACGCTGAAACAGGACGACATCGTCGCGCACTTCTTCGTCTGCTCCACCCACGACTGGATACTGTTCTTCACCACCAGGGGACGGGTCTACCGGATCAAGGCGTACGAGCTGCCCGAGACGAGCCGCGCCGCGCGCGGCCAGCATGTCGCCAACCTCCTCGCGTTGCAGACCGACGAGAAGATCGCCCAGGTCATCCACTTGCAGACCTACGAGGACTCTCCTTACCTCGTGTTGGCCACCAAGCGCGGGTTGACCAAGAAGTCCAAGCTCACCGAGTTCGACTCCAACCGCTCCGGCGGCCTCATCGCGGTGAACCTGCGCGACGAGGACGAGCTGGTCGGCGCCGCGCTCTGCTCCTCCGACGACGACCTCCTGCTGGTGTCCGAGCACGGCCAGTCGATCCGGTTCCACGCGAACGACGAGCAGCTGCGCCCGATGGGCCGCGCGACCTCCGGGGTGCTCGGCATGCGGTTCAACGAGGACGACCAGCTCCTCGCCATGAACGTGGTCCGGGACGGCGCGTACCTGTTGGTGGCCACCAGCGGCGGCTACGCCAAGCGCACCGCGCTCGGCGAATACCCCGTCCAGGGCCGCGGCGGCAAGGGCGTGCTCACCGTCCAGTACGACCGCAGGCGCGGCGGGCTGGTCGGCGCGGTCATCGTGGACGACGACACCGAGCTCTACGCCATCACCCAGGGCGGCGGCGTCATTCGCACCGACGCGCGCCAGGTCCGCCGGGCCGGACGGCAAACCAAGGGCGTGCGCCTGATGAACCTCGGCGAAGGAGACCGGCTCATCGCGGTCGCCCGCAACGACGAAGACTCCGCAGAGGTCGCGGAGTGA
- a CDS encoding DUF3566 domain-containing protein, with the protein MSNPPEQEPPTTALPKVAAPARRPAERISPASDSVSAVTARLADARRSGADRSGSSRPAPDPAPSSAPKAAAVPSQQPSGPLRAQVQVRWIDPWTVLKVTAAVMVVLFVAWMIGVAVLYALLEAIGVMGKINSGLGDFSTAAADQGGDIVTPGMVFGFSALVGIVNIVLVTALATVGAFIFNLCVDLVGGVEITLADPE; encoded by the coding sequence ATGAGCAACCCTCCGGAGCAAGAGCCGCCGACCACGGCGTTGCCGAAGGTCGCGGCTCCTGCCCGCCGGCCGGCCGAGCGCATCTCCCCCGCTTCGGACTCTGTGTCGGCGGTGACTGCCCGCCTCGCGGACGCGCGCCGCTCCGGCGCGGACCGCAGTGGCTCCTCGAGACCTGCCCCAGATCCCGCGCCCAGCAGCGCGCCGAAAGCCGCCGCGGTCCCGTCGCAGCAGCCCAGCGGCCCGTTGCGGGCCCAAGTGCAGGTGCGCTGGATCGACCCGTGGACAGTCCTGAAAGTCACTGCCGCCGTGATGGTCGTCCTGTTCGTCGCATGGATGATCGGGGTCGCCGTCCTCTACGCCTTGTTGGAGGCCATCGGGGTGATGGGGAAAATCAACTCGGGGCTCGGCGACTTCTCCACCGCCGCTGCGGACCAAGGCGGCGATATCGTCACCCCCGGCATGGTGTTCGGCTTCTCCGCCCTGGTCGGCATCGTGAACATCGTCCTCGTCACCGCCTTGGCGACGGTGGGCGCGTTCATTTTCAACCTCTGCGTCGACCTCGTCGGTGGCGTGGAGATCACCTTGGCCGACCCGGAGTAG
- a CDS encoding FUSC family protein: protein MKRTAAEERPSWASRQASVARKHFFAGVERLKLTALPIVQCSVGAGLAWFVAKNIVGHASPFFAPVAAVISLGVSLGSRWRRAVELVCGVMLGIVIGDLLVRVTGHGWWQISFFVAAAMVLATFIDKGLIFPMQAASSALLVVLFPPTVGGASIAGPGRLVDAFVGGVIGILISALLPAHPFLRAHQAAAAVLATGESVLRGVAEGLAARDADRIEEVLSLARSSQPQIDTLQNYLRAGDEIVRISPLFWAYRDRVHEVSASADHIDRIIRDLRVLARRAWILVNSGGKTGAGLTRAIESTADAVAQVRLLWLAKKPDQAQREEVLAALQECAARLDPTMLSGVALSAEVVFAQLESTIFDLFQAAGFDSATALRALREA from the coding sequence GTGAAGAGAACCGCTGCTGAGGAGCGCCCGAGCTGGGCGAGCCGTCAGGCTTCGGTGGCGCGGAAGCATTTCTTCGCCGGGGTGGAGCGGCTCAAGCTCACCGCGCTGCCGATCGTGCAATGCTCTGTTGGCGCAGGTCTCGCTTGGTTCGTGGCGAAGAATATTGTCGGCCACGCCTCGCCGTTCTTCGCCCCTGTTGCCGCTGTGATCTCGCTCGGGGTTTCTCTCGGCAGCCGGTGGCGGCGCGCGGTGGAGCTGGTGTGCGGCGTGATGCTCGGCATCGTGATCGGTGATCTGTTGGTGCGCGTCACGGGGCATGGCTGGTGGCAGATCTCCTTTTTCGTGGCGGCCGCGATGGTTTTGGCGACGTTCATCGACAAAGGCTTGATCTTCCCGATGCAGGCGGCGTCGTCCGCGCTGCTCGTGGTGTTGTTCCCGCCCACAGTGGGCGGGGCGAGCATCGCGGGGCCGGGGAGGCTGGTGGACGCTTTTGTGGGCGGTGTGATCGGGATTCTGATCTCTGCTCTTTTGCCCGCGCATCCGTTCCTGCGGGCGCATCAGGCGGCGGCGGCTGTTTTGGCGACAGGGGAGTCGGTGTTGCGCGGGGTGGCCGAGGGGCTTGCGGCGCGGGACGCGGACCGCATCGAAGAAGTCCTTTCGCTCGCTCGGTCGAGCCAGCCCCAGATCGACACGTTGCAGAATTATTTGCGCGCGGGCGATGAGATCGTTCGGATATCCCCCTTGTTCTGGGCTTACCGGGACCGGGTGCATGAGGTGAGCGCGTCGGCCGACCACATCGACCGGATCATCCGCGACCTGCGGGTGCTCGCCCGCAGAGCGTGGATTTTGGTGAACAGCGGCGGAAAGACAGGGGCCGGGCTGACGCGCGCCATCGAGTCGACGGCGGACGCGGTCGCCCAGGTCCGGCTTCTTTGGTTGGCGAAGAAACCGGATCAGGCGCAACGGGAAGAAGTGCTTGCCGCGTTGCAGGAATGCGCCGCGCGGCTGGACCCGACGATGCTGTCGGGCGTGGCGCTCAGCGCGGAGGTGGTGTTCGCCCAGTTGGAATCCACTATTTTCGATCTTTTCCAGGCGGCGGGTTTCGATTCGGCGACTGCGCTTCGTGCGCTGCGCGAGGCCTAA
- a CDS encoding acyl-ACP desaturase: protein MVQRELSDKELLHELYGVAEDNVNRHLKMAKDWNPHDYIPWSEGKNFKMLGGEDWELGQSQLDEPARIAMLTNLVTEDNLPAYHRDIADAFSRDSAWGTWVGRWTAEENRHSIAIRDYLLTTRAVDPVELERARVASTVSGFNPPMAAQDMLHTVCYVTFQELATRVSHRNTGKACKEPIADKLLQRISADENLHMIFYRNLVEQALNVSPNQTMKAIADILTMFQMPGAGMKNFRRNAVIISKSGIYDLKQHMEDVVMPVLRHWKIFERDDFSGYGEWERDRLAEFLRMLNGKVQQIEESQARRAERLAARDAARAS from the coding sequence ATGGTTCAACGCGAACTTTCCGATAAGGAGCTCCTCCACGAGCTGTACGGCGTGGCCGAGGACAACGTCAACCGCCACCTGAAGATGGCCAAAGACTGGAACCCGCACGACTACATCCCGTGGAGCGAGGGCAAGAACTTCAAGATGCTCGGCGGGGAGGACTGGGAGCTCGGCCAGTCCCAGCTGGACGAGCCCGCCAGGATCGCGATGCTGACGAACCTCGTCACCGAGGACAACCTCCCCGCGTACCACCGCGACATCGCCGACGCGTTCTCGCGGGACAGCGCGTGGGGCACCTGGGTCGGCCGGTGGACCGCCGAGGAGAACCGGCACTCCATCGCGATCCGCGACTACCTGCTCACCACGCGCGCTGTGGACCCGGTCGAGCTGGAGCGCGCCCGCGTCGCGAGCACCGTCTCCGGGTTCAATCCGCCGATGGCGGCGCAAGACATGTTGCACACCGTCTGCTATGTGACGTTCCAGGAGCTCGCCACCCGCGTCTCGCACCGCAACACCGGCAAGGCCTGCAAGGAGCCGATCGCGGACAAGCTGCTCCAACGCATCTCCGCGGACGAGAACCTGCACATGATCTTCTACCGGAACTTGGTCGAGCAGGCGCTCAATGTCTCTCCCAACCAGACGATGAAGGCGATCGCCGACATCTTGACGATGTTCCAGATGCCGGGCGCGGGCATGAAGAACTTCCGCCGCAACGCGGTCATCATCTCCAAGAGCGGCATTTACGACCTCAAGCAGCACATGGAAGACGTGGTCATGCCGGTCCTGCGCCACTGGAAGATCTTCGAACGCGACGACTTCTCCGGCTACGGGGAGTGGGAGCGCGACCGGCTCGCGGAGTTCCTGCGGATGCTCAACGGCAAGGTGCAGCAGATCGAGGAGAGCCAGGCCCGCCGAGCCGAGCGCCTCGCCGCGCGGGACGCGGCCCGCGCGAGCTGA
- the dusB gene encoding tRNA dihydrouridine synthase DusB, whose translation MTTTFAAPALRIGPFELASPVVLAPMAGVTNLAFRTVCRELETRLTGQARGLYVNEMVMARSLVNRNPKAMRMIEFGPEERPRSMQLYTVDPEAVGEAVRMIVAEDLADHVDLNFGCPVPKVTRNGGGAALPYKRRLFARIIEAAVNGAQGAVPITVKFRVGIDDEHHTYLDAGRIAQDSGAASVALHARTAAQLYSGTADWSAIARLKEHVTEIPVLGNGDIFAAADAKRMMDQTGCDGVVVGRGCLGRPWLFAELAAALSGGAIPAPPPPNLGEVARIVLRHAQLLVLHAGSHGVAEMRKHFAWYLRGFSVGSELRGKFSTVGSLAEIEDLLGQLPQEEPFPEEAEGPRGRKGSPQKKVALPQGWLDDPQDWAVRLDDVEHSGG comes from the coding sequence ATGACCACAACATTCGCCGCGCCCGCGCTGCGCATCGGGCCGTTCGAGCTCGCGTCGCCCGTGGTGCTCGCGCCGATGGCCGGGGTCACCAACCTCGCGTTCCGCACAGTGTGCCGGGAGCTGGAGACGCGGCTGACCGGCCAGGCCCGAGGCCTGTACGTCAATGAGATGGTCATGGCCCGCTCGCTGGTCAACCGCAACCCCAAAGCGATGCGGATGATCGAGTTCGGCCCCGAGGAGCGCCCGCGGTCGATGCAGCTCTACACCGTCGATCCCGAGGCGGTGGGGGAGGCGGTGCGGATGATCGTCGCCGAAGACCTCGCCGACCACGTCGATTTGAATTTCGGCTGCCCTGTTCCGAAAGTCACCCGCAACGGCGGCGGGGCGGCGCTGCCGTACAAGCGCCGGTTGTTCGCGCGCATCATCGAGGCCGCGGTCAACGGCGCGCAGGGCGCGGTGCCCATCACGGTGAAGTTCCGCGTCGGCATCGACGACGAGCACCACACCTACCTCGACGCCGGGCGGATCGCGCAGGACAGCGGCGCCGCGTCGGTGGCCTTGCACGCCCGGACGGCGGCGCAGCTCTATTCCGGCACCGCGGACTGGTCGGCCATCGCACGGTTGAAAGAGCACGTCACCGAGATTCCGGTGTTGGGCAACGGAGATATTTTCGCCGCCGCGGACGCGAAACGGATGATGGATCAGACGGGGTGCGACGGTGTGGTCGTCGGGCGTGGCTGCCTGGGGCGGCCGTGGCTCTTCGCGGAACTCGCGGCCGCGCTCTCCGGCGGGGCGATCCCCGCCCCGCCCCCGCCGAACTTGGGCGAAGTGGCCAGGATCGTGCTGCGGCACGCCCAGCTCTTGGTCCTGCACGCGGGCAGCCACGGGGTCGCGGAGATGCGCAAACATTTCGCCTGGTACTTGCGGGGCTTCTCCGTGGGGTCGGAGTTGCGCGGCAAGTTCTCGACCGTTGGCTCTCTCGCGGAAATCGAAGACCTGCTCGGCCAGCTGCCGCAGGAGGAGCCGTTCCCCGAGGAAGCGGAAGGGCCGAGGGGCCGCAAGGGCTCCCCGCAGAAAAAGGTGGCCCTGCCGCAGGGCTGGTTGGACGACCCGCAGGACTGGGCTGTGCGCCTCGACGACGTCGAGCACTCCGGGGGCTGA
- a CDS encoding LCP family protein translates to MRIPDLSDETTRRRLAAKAARANRIRIPERAAAAERSSSSILRPLSGKAELPPVPSKPARARWEAASRLVARAAVVLLAVSSLAATGAFWGVSRGALEGKGVLALLLNDPNIKDPGQQQGDENFLLIGADTREGDNGKLGAGDVNDVEGSRSDTIILVNIPASRARVVAVSFPRDLQVDRPACAKWNSTTKQYSKEIQPAETHSKINSAYMYGGPRCLVQVVQKLSGLKVNHFIGEDFEGFSKMVDAVGGVQVCSTKPLYDDELGTVLAKSGSQTLDGAQALQYVRARQIEAEGTGDYGRIKRQQRFISSLLRSMLSQKILANPTKLNGLLEAFTDRAVMDGVKVDDLLKLAQSMQSIQTNKVTFITIPTTGTSEDGMNNEVPNDDGVRAIFDAIIYDKPLPGEGGSNTSSASVVTPWTVETTGKPATKTTTSSTPQPGPPPETQPAEGVKAVSVKGFTVQVVAPTSTILYKVAMALSKQGFKVDMTSSGVAHSDTVATIARFSPESRDAAATVASAIPGAIIELGSTPDADVELVVGSGGDVPTVVEPAAPGAGIVANEVKAVDGVVRLPENLTVTNGADTTC, encoded by the coding sequence TTGAGGATTCCAGACCTTTCTGACGAGACGACCCGGCGTCGTCTCGCGGCGAAGGCTGCCCGCGCCAACCGGATCCGAATCCCCGAACGGGCAGCCGCTGCGGAGCGGTCGTCCTCTTCCATTCTGCGCCCGCTCAGCGGCAAGGCGGAACTTCCGCCGGTCCCGAGCAAGCCAGCCCGCGCCCGTTGGGAAGCCGCCTCGCGGCTCGTCGCCCGCGCGGCGGTGGTCCTGCTCGCCGTGTCGAGCCTCGCCGCCACCGGCGCGTTCTGGGGCGTGTCCCGAGGCGCGCTGGAGGGCAAGGGCGTTTTGGCCCTCCTGCTGAACGATCCGAACATCAAAGACCCAGGCCAACAGCAGGGCGATGAGAACTTCTTGCTCATCGGCGCGGACACGCGCGAAGGCGACAACGGCAAGCTCGGAGCCGGGGACGTGAACGATGTGGAGGGCTCCCGCTCGGACACCATTATCCTGGTGAACATCCCCGCGAGCCGCGCCCGCGTCGTCGCGGTCTCCTTCCCCCGCGATCTGCAGGTCGACCGGCCCGCGTGCGCGAAGTGGAACTCCACCACGAAGCAGTACTCCAAAGAGATCCAGCCCGCCGAGACGCACTCGAAGATCAACAGCGCGTACATGTACGGCGGGCCCAGGTGCCTGGTCCAGGTGGTCCAGAAGCTTTCAGGGCTCAAGGTCAACCATTTCATCGGCGAGGACTTCGAGGGCTTCTCGAAGATGGTGGACGCGGTCGGCGGGGTGCAGGTGTGCTCCACCAAGCCGCTCTACGACGACGAGCTCGGCACGGTCCTGGCGAAGTCGGGCAGCCAGACCCTGGACGGCGCGCAGGCTTTGCAATACGTCCGGGCCCGCCAGATCGAGGCCGAAGGCACCGGGGACTACGGCAGGATCAAGCGGCAACAGCGATTCATCTCGTCGCTCTTGCGGAGCATGTTGAGCCAAAAAATCCTTGCCAACCCGACGAAGCTCAACGGCCTGCTCGAAGCCTTCACCGACCGCGCGGTCATGGACGGGGTGAAGGTGGACGACCTGCTCAAGCTGGCCCAGTCGATGCAGAGCATCCAGACCAACAAGGTCACCTTCATCACGATCCCGACCACGGGCACCTCGGAAGACGGGATGAACAACGAAGTGCCCAACGACGACGGCGTGCGTGCGATCTTCGACGCGATCATCTACGACAAGCCGTTGCCGGGCGAGGGCGGCTCGAACACCTCCTCCGCGTCGGTGGTGACTCCGTGGACGGTGGAGACCACTGGCAAACCGGCGACGAAGACCACGACGAGCTCCACCCCGCAGCCCGGCCCGCCGCCGGAGACCCAACCGGCCGAGGGCGTCAAAGCGGTCAGCGTGAAAGGATTCACGGTGCAGGTGGTCGCGCCCACTTCGACCATCCTCTACAAGGTGGCGATGGCGCTGTCCAAGCAAGGGTTCAAGGTCGACATGACGTCGAGCGGGGTGGCTCATTCCGACACGGTGGCGACCATTGCGCGCTTCTCCCCCGAGAGCCGTGACGCCGCCGCCACCGTGGCCTCCGCGATACCCGGCGCGATCATCGAACTGGGCTCGACCCCGGACGCGGACGTCGAGCTGGTGGTCGGGTCGGGCGGCGACGTCCCGACGGTCGTCGAGCCCGCCGCGCCCGGCGCGGGCATTGTCGCGAACGAGGTCAAGGCGGTCGACGGCGTCGTGCGCCTCCCGGAAAACCTCACGGTGACCAACGGGGCCGACACGACGTGCTGA
- a CDS encoding phosphate signaling complex PhoU family protein has translation MRAVFHEQLSDLTGQLGLTCALTGEAMRQATLALLSADLVLAETAISKDDEISALSKDSEERAFALIAAGPTEEDLRAAVGQMQVVVDLRRMGALARHVGNVARRRHPLHAVPVDVHRQFEQMGEIAVALSAAARQALLTQNPVAAAKLQAEDDAMDALHQQLFSLLLGSQWQHGVGPAVDVALLGRYYERFADHAVQIGRRVRFVATGATLSQTG, from the coding sequence ATGCGGGCGGTATTTCACGAGCAGCTGAGCGACCTGACTGGTCAGCTGGGTTTGACCTGCGCGTTGACCGGTGAGGCGATGCGTCAGGCCACCCTGGCGCTGCTGTCCGCGGATTTGGTCCTCGCGGAGACCGCCATCAGCAAGGACGATGAGATCTCGGCCCTTTCCAAAGACAGCGAAGAGCGGGCGTTCGCCCTGATCGCAGCAGGTCCGACCGAAGAGGACCTGCGGGCGGCCGTCGGCCAGATGCAGGTCGTCGTCGATCTGCGCCGCATGGGCGCCCTCGCCAGGCACGTCGGCAATGTGGCCCGCCGCCGCCACCCGTTGCACGCGGTGCCGGTCGACGTGCACCGCCAATTCGAGCAGATGGGGGAGATCGCGGTCGCCCTCTCGGCCGCCGCGCGGCAGGCTTTGCTGACGCAGAACCCGGTCGCCGCTGCGAAATTGCAGGCCGAGGACGACGCGATGGACGCGCTGCACCAGCAGCTTTTCTCCTTGCTCCTCGGTTCGCAATGGCAGCACGGCGTCGGCCCCGCCGTGGACGTGGCGCTCCTCGGCAGGTATTACGAGCGTTTCGCCGACCACGCGGTGCAGATCGGCAGGCGGGTGCGCTTCGTCGCGACCGGGGCGACCCTTTCGCAAACAGGCTGA
- a CDS encoding S9 family peptidase: MVAMSSPVPPPVPKTVPTTRAHHGEVVTDDLAWLGDEEDPDTIAYLEAQNAHTEALTEHLGPLREAIFDEIKSRTLETDMSVATRIGDWWYFTRTQAGEQYGAHCRAPVASPEDWTPPQVSPDAALPGEMVLLDGNERAQGHEFYSLGAYEVSHDGRLLAFSEDVKGDERYDLRVKDLATGELLADELTGVAPGAVWSLDGHYLFYQRVDEAWRPDSVWRHRLGDDSANDVRVYHEPDERYWVGVGSSRSERWLFIASSSKATSEMWALDSSDPTGAFQVVAERREGVEYEVEHAVVDGTDVFLILHNDEAENFALAQVPASDPARWGREHWTSVLEHDPALRLEGVDAFDGYLALSYRREGLPKFAVCAYGDSVRPADQAAPAEAFSFGEFHGGQFQELAFSEQLVAAGLGANPEWASPRLRFGRSSFTTPAQVYDLDVPTGERILLKTQPVLGDFDPSQYEAYRLWAVADDGAQVPISVVRKRSVAKPAPTLLYGYGAYESSIDPGFSVARLSLLDRGVVFALAHVRGGGELGRHWYEQGRFTAKPNTFTDFIACAKALVDQGETAPGRLVAEGGSAGGWLVGAAANLAPELFAGVLAVVPFVDPLTTILDPSLPLTVTEWEEWGNPLEDKAVYDYMKAYSPYENVTAKAYPKILAICSLNDTRVRFAEPAKWVARLQQATTSGEPVLLKTEMNAGHGGRSGRYERWKEAAFEQAWILDVLGARV, translated from the coding sequence ATGGTCGCGATGAGTAGCCCTGTTCCGCCCCCTGTCCCGAAAACCGTCCCGACCACGCGCGCGCATCACGGGGAGGTGGTGACCGACGATCTGGCCTGGCTCGGCGACGAGGAAGACCCGGACACAATCGCCTATTTGGAGGCGCAGAACGCGCACACGGAGGCGTTGACGGAGCACCTCGGGCCACTGCGGGAAGCGATTTTCGACGAGATCAAATCCCGGACGTTGGAGACGGACATGTCCGTCGCGACCCGGATCGGCGATTGGTGGTATTTCACCCGGACGCAGGCAGGCGAGCAGTACGGGGCCCATTGCCGCGCCCCGGTCGCCTCCCCGGAGGATTGGACGCCGCCGCAAGTCTCACCAGATGCGGCGCTGCCTGGGGAAATGGTGCTCCTTGACGGGAACGAGCGCGCCCAGGGCCACGAGTTCTACTCGCTCGGGGCGTACGAGGTGAGCCACGACGGGCGGCTGCTGGCGTTCTCGGAGGACGTGAAGGGCGACGAGCGCTACGACCTGCGGGTCAAGGATCTCGCCACCGGCGAGCTGCTTGCCGACGAGCTGACCGGCGTCGCGCCGGGCGCGGTGTGGTCCTTGGACGGGCACTACCTCTTTTACCAGCGGGTGGACGAGGCGTGGCGCCCGGATTCGGTGTGGCGGCACCGCCTCGGGGACGACAGCGCGAACGATGTCCGGGTCTACCACGAGCCGGACGAGCGCTATTGGGTCGGCGTGGGCTCCTCGCGCAGCGAACGCTGGTTGTTCATCGCCTCCTCGTCGAAGGCGACCAGTGAGATGTGGGCGCTCGACTCCAGCGACCCGACCGGCGCGTTCCAGGTTGTGGCCGAGCGCCGCGAAGGGGTGGAGTACGAGGTGGAGCACGCCGTCGTGGACGGGACGGACGTGTTTTTGATCCTGCACAACGACGAGGCGGAGAATTTCGCACTCGCGCAGGTCCCCGCATCGGACCCGGCGCGTTGGGGCAGGGAGCACTGGACTTCGGTGCTGGAGCACGACCCGGCGCTGCGATTGGAGGGGGTGGACGCGTTCGACGGGTATCTCGCGCTTTCCTACCGGCGCGAGGGCCTGCCGAAATTCGCGGTCTGCGCATACGGCGACAGCGTGCGGCCCGCGGACCAGGCGGCTCCTGCCGAGGCGTTCTCGTTCGGCGAGTTCCACGGCGGACAGTTCCAGGAGCTCGCGTTCAGCGAGCAGCTTGTCGCGGCAGGCCTCGGCGCGAACCCCGAGTGGGCTTCGCCGAGGCTGCGGTTCGGGCGCAGCTCGTTCACCACGCCCGCGCAGGTGTACGACCTCGACGTGCCGACCGGCGAGCGGATTCTGTTGAAGACGCAACCGGTGCTCGGCGATTTCGATCCGAGCCAGTACGAGGCCTACCGGTTGTGGGCTGTTGCCGATGACGGGGCGCAGGTGCCGATCTCGGTGGTGCGCAAACGCTCCGTCGCCAAACCCGCCCCGACCCTGTTGTACGGGTACGGGGCGTACGAGTCCAGCATCGACCCCGGATTCTCCGTGGCCCGGCTGTCCTTGCTCGACCGGGGCGTCGTGTTCGCGCTCGCGCATGTGCGCGGCGGGGGGGAACTGGGCCGCCACTGGTACGAGCAGGGCAGGTTCACCGCGAAGCCGAACACGTTCACCGACTTCATCGCATGCGCGAAAGCGCTCGTCGACCAGGGGGAGACCGCCCCGGGCCGATTGGTCGCCGAAGGCGGCAGCGCGGGCGGCTGGCTGGTCGGGGCGGCCGCCAACCTCGCGCCGGAGCTTTTCGCGGGCGTCCTCGCGGTGGTGCCGTTCGTGGACCCGCTCACGACGATCCTCGACCCGAGCCTGCCGCTGACGGTGACCGAATGGGAGGAGTGGGGCAACCCGCTCGAGGACAAAGCCGTGTACGACTACATGAAGGCGTACTCGCCGTACGAGAACGTCACGGCCAAGGCGTATCCGAAGATCCTCGCGATCTGCTCGCTCAACGACACCAGGGTGCGGTTCGCCGAACCGGCGAAATGGGTGGCGCGGCTGCAGCAGGCCACGACGTCCGGCGAGCCGGTGCTGTTGAAGACCGAGATGAACGCCGGGCACGGCGGCCGTTCGGGGCGTTACGAGCGGTGGAAAGAGGCCGCGTTCGAGCAGGCGTGGATCCTCGACGTCCTCGGCGCGCGGGTATGA